GCACCGCGGGCGGCACATTGGCAAAGAAGCTCTCATAGGGCGAGCCGCTCCAGACGGTCAGGATGTTGCCCGGGATCGAGATCAGGTAATCCCAGATGCCCACGAACAGTGCCGTCAGACCGAAGAAGGTCGAGCCGAAGATCAGGAAGAAGGCCAGCAGGAAGAAGCTCAGCCCCATGTTGATGTTCGACAGCCATTTGATGCCCTTGCCGACACCCGACAGCGCCGACAGGGTCGACGCGCCCATGATGACGACCAGCGCCACGACGATGCCCGCGGTCGAGGATTTCACCGACCCGTCAGCCGCGGTGGTCTGCAACCAGTCGCCAAAGCCCACACGCACGAGGCCGGAGACGAATTGCTCCACCCCGAAGCCCAGAGTTTGCGACACGCCCAGCACGGTCGCCACAACCGCCACGATATCAACGACGTGGCCGATCGGACCGGACAGGCTCTTGCCGAAGAGCGGCGTCAGGCCCGAGCGGATCGTCAGCGGCAGCCCGCGACGGTAAGAGAAATAGGCCAGCGCCAGCCCGACGATGGCGTAGGACGCCCAGGCCGCCAGACCCCAGTGGGTGAAGGACCAGACATAGGCCTCCCGCACGTTACCGGCCGACGAGCCTTCGGTGATGCCCTGTATCGTCGCGGGGTTTGCGCCCCAGTGATACATCGGCTCCGCCGTGGCGAAGGTCAGCATGCCGATCCCGATCCCGGCCCCGAACATCATCGAAAACCATGAGAAGTTGGAAAATTCCGGCACGTCTTCCGGCTGCCCCAGCTTCAGCCGTCCGGCCGCGGGCCACACCGCAAGAGCAAGGCAGAGCACGACGAAGAACGCCATGACGTAGACATACCAGAAGCCGAAGGAGGCCAGGATGCTCGTGTTCAGCGCGCTGAGAACGCCCGCCGCCTGATCCGGAAAGGCAACGGCCCACAAGATGAGCCCGCCCACCAGGATCTTGCCGGTGATCGTGACGTCCTTGGTGAAGCCTTTATAAAAACCGCTGACGGCGGTCCGGATCGGCAGATCCGTGACTGGTGGTTTAACTGGCATGTTTCTATCCCTGTTGGCTTGTTTTTGTGCAGAAACGATACGCGCGAATCCGGCAAATCCATAGGGAAAATGCGACAATCTGGCATACTAGGCGACATAAGAGCCGGAACTCCGGGACAACCACGGATGCTGCGAGACGCCTTATTGAGACCCTGAACGAAAAACGGCGCCCCGTTCGGGGGCGCCGCGTTTCTTTGGAGATATACCAAAAAATCAGGCGTTTACGTCGACAACGACCCGGCCCTTGACCTGCCCCTTCAGGATATCGCGGCCCAAACCCGGCAGATCGGCGAGCGTCGCGGGCTGGACCATCGCCTCGAGCTTGTCCATCGGCAAATCCTTGGCGATCCGCCCCCACGCGCGCACGCGGTTGTCATACGGCTGCATGACGCTGTCGATGCCCAGCAGGTTCACCCCGCGCAGCAGGAACGGGATCACGGTGGCGGGTAGTGCCGCGCCGCCCGCAAGACCCACCGCCGAGACGGACGCGCCGTATTTCATCTGACCCAGCAGCCGGGCGAGCATCTCGCCACCCACGGCGTCCACGCAGCCGCCCCATGTCTCGCCTTCCAGCGGGCGTTTGGTCGTCTCGTTGATCTCTTCGCGCGGCACGATCTGCGTGGCCCCCAGCGATTTCAGGTAGTCTTCCGTCTCGGGCCGCCCGGTGACCGCAGCGACCTCGTGGCCCAGATTGGCAAGGATCGCCGTCGCGACCGATCCGACCCCGCCGGCCGCTCCCGTGACCAGAACCGGGCCGTCCTTGATGCCATGATCCTCCAGCTCCATGACCGCCAGCATGGCCGTAAAGCCCGCCGTGCCCACCGCCATCGCCTGGCGCGTGTCCAGACCATCGGGCAGCGGCACCAGCCAATCCGCCTTCACGCGTGCTTTCTGGGAATAGCCACCCCAATGGGCCTCGCCCACCCGCCAGCCGGTCAGCACGACCTTGTCGCCCGGCTTGTAGCGGTCATCATCAGAGGCCTCGACCGTGCCCGCGAAGTCAATGCCCGGCACATGGGGATAGTTGCGCACCAGACCGCCGCCCGGTCCGATGCACAGCCCGTCCTTGTAGTTCACGGTGGAGTATTCCACGGCCACGGTGACCTCTGCCTCAGGCAGGCGGTCCTCCGAGATGCTCTGGACAGAAGCGCTGGTCTTGCCCTCTTCATCCTTCTCGACGATCAGTGCGTTGAACATTGTCTCTCTCCTTTAAAGCCAGAATTCTTCCTGCACGACGGCCCGGCGCGGGCCGTCATGGGTCTCAACTTGCAACTCGGTGCCGGGATCCCAATGCGTCATGCGCACCATGCCGATAGCGACATTGGTGTTGAAATCGGGGCTTTTCGCCGCCGAGGTCACCTGCCCCACCACCTTGTCCTTCGCGGTGATCGGCCAAAGCCGGTCGCAGGGCGGAATTTCGCCATCAATGGCGATGGCGCGCACCTGCTTGACCGGGCCTTCCTTGGCCACCCGCAGCAGCGCGTCGCGCCCCACGCAGCCAATCGCCGTCTGGGTCGAGCAGAACCGCCCCAGCCCGCATTCATGGGGCGTGTTGTCCCGCGTCATGTCGTTGCCATAGGACAGCAACCCGCCCTCGATCCGCTCGATCAGGTTCGGGCAGCCCGCATAGACATCAAGGTCCTTGCCCGCCTCCATCAGCGCGTTCCACAACGGCATGCCATTGGCAAAGCCTTCGACATAGACCTCGAAGCCCCCCTGTTTGGAATAGCCCGAGCGGGCCACCAGCATGGATTGCCCTTGGAAATCGAAATACCCGTAGCGGAAGAAGCGCAGGTCCTTGACCCCGTCGCCAAATACGCGCGCGGCCAGCTCGTCGGCCTTGGGGCCCTGGATCGCCAGCGGCGAGACATCGGGCTCCTCGACGATTACATCGAGATACAGCGCGTGCGCCAAGCCTTTGACCCACAGCAACAAATCGCTGTCCGCGATGGAGATCCAGTAGCGATCATCGGCCAGCATCAGCGCCACCGGATCATTTAGCATCCCGCCCGTGCCATCCACGGTCGGCAGGTAGTAGCACATGCCTGGCAGCATGCCCCGCAGGTCGCGCGGGGTCAGCATCTGCATCAGGCGGCCCGCGTCGGGGCCGCGCAGCTCCACCTGGCGCTCGACCGAGACGTCCCAGACCTGCACGGCGGATTTCAGGTGGTGATAATCCTCTTCCACCGAGCGAAACACCGTGGGCAGCAGCATCCGGTTATAAACCGTGTAGCCTTTGACGCCCGCGGCTTCGACGCCATCGGAGAACGGGGTGCGCCGCACGCGGCGCGACGGAACGATGGTGGCCATTTCAGAGCCCTCCTCGCAGGTTACGATCAAGATCACAGGGCGCGACACGCGCGCCCCCGGACACCGCCACCCCAAGCCGGGCGCGGCGATCCCTGCCCCGCGGCGACATCTCAGTCGCCATCCGGCATGATGAACAGGTCCGTATCGCCGGGCCGGTGCCCGGCCGCGGTCAGCATCGCGTGGATCTGGCCACGGTGGTGGGTCTGGTGATTGAAGAACCCAGCGATACAAAGACCCTTGGTCTTGCTCACTTCGCGCTCCAGCACACCCGAATACCATGTCAGCGGCCCGATCAGACTGACCTGTGTCAGCCCCTGCGCCCAGCGGGTGATCCGCGCGTCGGTCCGCATGCGGTCGCTGAGATACGCGTCCAGCGTGTCGTGCAGTTTCAGGTGGTCCTTTGGAGCCACGCTGGGGCCGATGCCCCCGTCAAAGCGCGACATCCACAGCTGGTCGCCCCACAAAAGGTGGTTCGCCGTGGCGAAGATCGACCCGAAGAAAGCCCCGCGATCCTTGGTCAGCTCGGCCTTCTTGAGCGATCTCATTACATCCGTCATGCTGCGGTTCTGCCACGCGTTGTAGCGTGCCATCGTGCGGCAATATTCGACTGTGATCATGGACCGCTCCACTCGATCGGGCAGATCTCGGCGCTCTTGCCGCCGAAATCCCAGACCCGCCCATAATCGCGCACCCGGCTTTTCGTGCCGACGGCGGCGATGATGTCAGGCCCCATCCAGTATTTGGAGTTGGACACCATCACCGGATGATCTGGCGACTTGCCATCGATCATCTCGATCTCGCCCTGGATTTTGCGGCCAATGACGATGGAGCGTTTCTTGCCCTCGCGCACGATCTCGACCGGCGCGCGCTCCGCCCCGATGATCTCGGACACCAGCATGGTGAACAGCCCCGTGGTGCCGCCCGCAGCGCCCGAGAAGATTTTCAGGATGCCGTTATAGGCCTTCTGGGTCGCGTTCTCGTCCACGTAAGCCGCGACGCGCCAGTTGCCTTCGCCCATGCGGCCGGGGATGTCGACCAGCAGGCCGACATTCAGGCCCGCAAGGCTCTCGCCTTCGAAATGGCCGTCGTCAATGGCGATGGCCATCCACGCATGGCAGTGCCCTTCGGTCGGCGGGTGCGCGCCCAGCGACACGACGCAGGGGCAGAACACGGTGCAGGAGCAGTTGAGAAACAGCTCGCCTTTAATTTCCCAATTGGTCGGCTCGCGGCGCCGCCGGGTCGGGTTCATCCGGCTGTCGATCTTCTGCATCACCTGCAGGCGATCGGACGGCTTTCTCTCTTTCTTCGCGGCCATTGCTGGTCCTCCCTTATTGGATGACGCCATATCCGGCGACACCGAGCCCAGCGGCGATCAAGACGACCCCCGCAGGCTTTGTCACGTAATGCCCGATCTGGGGCAGTTTCTCGATCACCATGAACAGCGTGGCGAGGCCCATCCACAACAGGCTCATCACCCCGCCCACGAAGCCAAGCGCCATAAAGCCCCAGCAGCAGCCGACGCAGAACGCGCCAAGGCCAAGCCCCATGCGCAAGCCCCCGGCGAACCCGGTGCGCCAGTGGCCCAGGAAATACTGCATGGGCGAGTGGCACACGCCGTGGCAAATCTCTTTGGTGCGGCTGAATTGGAACGCGCCCACGGTGACCAGAAGCGCGCCCGCAAACCACAACGAATTGGCAATGCCAAGATCGTCAATCAACCCGGAGGCCATCAATCCGATCTGCGCCGTCGCAATCAGCGCCGCGAAGCCCACCCAGACAATGAAGTAGCCAAGGATCACCCCGGCCCAGCCCGCGCGGGTGCCATTCGCCGACACCATCAGGTCTTCATAGCTGCGCAGGGTCGGGATCATCGTAGGCAGCATCATCGCCGCCATCATGATCGCCCACATCGGGAACAGCGCGCCGAAGCTGGTCATCTCCATCATCGCCATGTCGCCGCTGGCGGACATGCCGCCCGACATCGCATCGGACATGCCGCCCATCTGCATCATGCCCGACGGTCGGCCGGTCCAGTCGACTCCCATCATCTGGGCCATGGAGAACATCATCCACCACGCCGCAAGGATAGCGGCAAAGAAGGTCAACCAGAGGGCGGAGCGGGCAAAACCGGACATGGCGGATCTCGACTCGAAGTTTCTTGCGTTTTGGATGGCAGGTTTTTAATTGTCTGACAAATGAAAACCGCACGCCCCCCCAAAGCGGACCTGTCCGCGCAGATAGCAGGCTCGATCCGGGATGCCATCGTCTCGGGCGCGCTGATCGTGGACGCGCGCCTGCCGTCCGAGGCCGAGCTGTCGGAGCAATTCGACGTCTCGCGCCCCACCGTGCGCGAGGCGCTCAAGCGGCTGGCCGCGCAATCGCTGATCCGAACGCAGCGCGGCGCCTCTGGCGGGGCCTTCGTCAACAAGCTGACGTTCGAGGACGCCTACGCGCAGCAGATCACCACCTCGACGCTGCTGTTGTCGATGAACGAGGTCAGCTTCGAGACCGCCTGCGAAGCGCGCTTCGCGCTGGAGCGCGCCTGCACCGCCCTGTCGGCCGAGCGGCGCACCGCCGATCATCTCGCCACGATGCGCGCCGAAATTCACCGCCAATCCCAGCAGGGCCTGAGCGACGAGGCCTTCTGCGCCTCGGACGTTGCCTTCCACCGCGCACTGGTCGATGGCGCGGGCAACCCGGTGATGTCCTACCAGCTGGCGGGCGCCGTGGAGGCGATCGAGCCGCTGATGAATATGGTGACTTTTTCCGCCCGCGACCGCGCCCGCATCGTGGACCTTCACACTCAAATCGCCGACGCGCTGGAGGCCGCCGATGCCCGCGCCGCCGACACAGCACTTGATGCGCTCGAGGCCTATACGATCACGCTGGCGCGCGACGTCTTCGCCCAGCGGGCCAAGCGCTAAATTCGGCTTGCTGGCCCCCCGGGCCTCACATACGCTCACGGCCAGACCAAAATCGCCTGACCAACACGGAGTACCCAATGACCCGCCTGACCACCCTGATGGGCACCGCCGCTCTGGCGCTTGCCTCCACGACTGCTTTTGCTGCCGACCCCGACCTGCTGGTCTTCGACTGGTCGGGCTACGAAGAAGAAGGCTTCTTCATCAACTACGCCGAAAAGCACGGCTCCGGCCCGACTTACGCGTTCTTCGGGGAAGAGGAAGAGGCGTTCCAAAAGCTGCGCTCGGGCTTCAAGGCCGATGTCGCGCACCCCTGCTCGCAATCGGTGGACAAGTGGTTCCAGGCCGGCCTGATCGAGCCGTGGGATCTGTCCAAGATCCCGACCTACGAGACGCTGGCCGACATCTACAAGACCGACCCGACCTTCGTGCGCGACGGCGAGGTTTACTTCATCCCCGCTGACCTCGGCATGACCGGCATCGCCTACAATGCCGACGAAGTGACGGCCGAACAGGTCAGCTCGCTGCAGATCTTCCTTGACCCAGAGATGGCCGGGCGCGTGTCCCTGCCCGACAATGTCGATGACGCCTATGCGCTGGCGTATCTGGCCACCGGTACCTCCGACTGGACCAAGGCCACCGAGGAAGACTTTAAGAAGGCCTCCGACTGGCTGCGGCAGGCCCATGCCAACAACCGCGCCTATTGGGCCGATGGTGCCGAGCTGGCCCAGCTGATGGCCACGGGCGAAGTGCTGGTCGCATGGTCATGGAACGAGACGCCGGTGCAGATGGTCGGTGACGGCTACAACATCGCGTTCGAGCGCGAGGCGGCGGAAGGCTCGTCAAGCTGGTTCTGCGGCTACGTGAACCTCGTCGATGGCCCCGGCTCCGAGGACAAGGCCCATGACTTCATCGAGTCCTTCCTGAGCCAGGAGACCGCCGACTACATCGTCAACGAATGGGGCTACGGCCATTCCAACACTGCTGCCATGTCCGGCTTCGGCGAGGAGACGCTGACCGAGGTGGGCCTGAACGAGATCTCCGCGCCCCAGCTGGCGCAGCTGCCCATGGACACGTCCCTGCGCGAGCAGATGATCAAGGAGTTCGAGCGCATCAAGGCGGGCTTCTAGACCCTTCTGAGTTTGAAAGAAAAAGGCAGCCGTCACGTCGGACGGCTGCCTTTTTTCGTGGAGTTGGCTGGGTGTGCTATCCTTCTTCGATGACCAACAGAACCTCATCATCCACAGCCGCCGGGTCATCGCTGATCGTCGGATCGTCCTCGTCCTCTTCGGGGAGCACCGCAGCGATCTGCTCCTCGGTCGGCAACCCGCCCCGGATCGCGTCCAAGACCTGCTCGGTCTCGGCCTCGCCCAGCGTGCCTTTATAGGCCGCCAGTAGCTCTTCCTCCGCCGTGGTCACGCCGTCACGCGACGGCACGCCCTCCTCCACCAGGGCTTCCGCATCGGCGATGTCCGCCTCCGTCGGCACCTCGTCCACGCCGTCGGTCAGCGCAATGGCGTCGGTCAGATCGGGGTAATCCAGCGCCGCTTGCGCGTCGAGATCGGCCTGACCGTCGTCCACGCCATTGTCGATCAGCTCCCGCGCGGCTTCGAGCTCTTCCTCGGTCGGTGCGTTCTCGATGAGATCGAACGCCTCTGCCAGCTCGAGCGTACGCTCCGCAGCGTCGAACGCCTCGCGCTCAAGAGCGTATTCGTAGTCCGCCAACGCAAGCGCCGCGCTCAAGCCCACCGGCCCGTTGAAATTGCCATTCGCGATATGGGCGAGCTTGGCATTCGGGCTGGAGTTGATCGCCCCGTTGAGCTTGCCAAGATTGCTTGGATGCAGGGTGCCTTTGACCTTGCGCTCCGGGCGCGCTTTCGGGGCAGTATGGGCCTGCACCGGGGCCACCGAGGCCTTAACGATCCGCTTGGTGCGCGCTTTGGCGGGCGCCTTCGCAACCTGGCGTTTCACGGTTCGGGTCTTGCCAGAGGTTTTCTTCTGCGCGCTGAAGATGTCGCGCAGCTTGAAGCCTTTGCCGCCGCGGGATTTCGACGCCGATCCTTTGGAGCTTTTACCGCCCGAGCGCGCAACGTCGCTCTTGCCGCCCTTTTGGCTTCCGCCCTTGGCGTTGTCGCTGTTGCCCCCTTTGTTTCCACCGCCTTTGCCGCCACCATTGCCGCCGCCATTACCTTGGCCGCCGCCGTTGCCCCCGCCCTTGCCACCGCCATTGCCGTTCTTGGCATAGGCACCGTCGGTGCCCACAACAGTAACAATCGGTGTCGCCACAAAGGCCGAGACCGCCATCACGGTCAGGCAGGTTTTCAGAATTTTACGCATAATTGTTCCTCATTCGCCGTATTTTGCCACGTTTTTTGCAAAAAGACTTGGCATAACTAGGGAGATGCGGTGTCAGAAATGTGCCGCGCGCCTGTCCTCCCCGTGCAAGTGTAACCAGAGAAGGCCGCCGCCCCCAAGCGCGCGCCATGCACGGCTAGATTCCGGCGAAATCCGGCCTCGGCAATTGCAACCGGGGCGCCATCCGCCTATATGTCTTATGTTCCTTCGGGGACTATGGACATAAACGCGCTCGTAATAAGCGGATCGGACCCGGGGGCGGTACCCGGCGACTCCACCAAAACTCCCTCGTTTGGGGACCATGGGGTCGAAATAGGATCGACGGACGTCTAAAGGGGTTTGCTTTGTCTCGGTGAGTTACCACCGTTATCGGTACACTTAAGCTAGTTGCAAACGACAACAAAGCTCCGGTCGCACTCGCAGCGTAAGCTGTGCGTAAGATCGAAATCTTAAGCCCTGTCGCCTAGCAGCGTCAGGCGGGGTTCGCAGGTACCTGGCAACAGAAACCTGCATTTACTCCCTTTTGAGCTTTAAGATCGCATGGCATTGATTTGTTTCAATTCAGTTTTTCCACGCGAACGTTACGATCTTCGGTCGCGCGCCGACCGGCAAGACTTCAAAGCTTGAAAGCTTCGCGAAAGGCGGGAGCACCAAGCCCGGTGAAACGCACAACGCGTGTGCCCTCAGGCCGCTTCGCCCAACCCTGGGCGAACGCGTGATCCAGGATCGAGCGGCCCAGGCGGCCCGCCAGATGCATGCGCCGCGCGGACCAGTCGAGGCAGGACTTGCACTCCGGGCTGCGGGACTTCGTTGACAAATCGATGCCCAGATCCGCCATTTCCGCCCGACCAGCCGCTGTCAGCACCACCTCGTCGCCCTGCGCCGCAATAACGCCGCGCGCCATCAGACCGTCGTAAAGCGCCACACCCATCTCGCCCGCGAGGTGATTGTAGCAGACCCGGGCCTGCCGCAGTTCCGCGTCGCGCGGTCCGGTGCGGGTGCGCAGCTGACCTTTCTTGGCCGCCAGCCCCATCAGCGCCTCCAGCACCTCCGCCACATCGCCATCGGCGAGCCGGAAGTAGTGGTGTCGGCCCTGCCGCTCGCGCGTGATCAATCCGCCCTCTTCCAGCCGGGTCAGATGGCCCGACGCGGTCTGGCCCTGAATGCCAGCCTCCCCCGCAAGCTCGCCCGCGGTCAGGGCCTTGCCGCTCATCAGGGCCGCTAGCATGTTGGCGCGTCCGGGATCGGCGATCAGCGTGGCGATGCGGGAAATGTCGGGTCCGTCTTTCATGGCTTGCGCTCCATAGTTCGGTGGCAACCGAAGCATGGGCGACACACCAATGCAAGCATAGTTCGGCTCAGACCGAACCATTGGCGCGACAATCCACGCTAGACCAGAGGCATGGACAACGAAGGATACCGCCATGCTCACCTGCTTCATCCGCTACCAGATCGACCCCACCAAACGCGCCGAGTTCGTGCGATACGCTCAGACCTGGGGACGGGCGATCCCGCGCAATGGGGCTGATCTTGTTGGATATTTTGCCCCGCACGAGGGATCATCGACCCTCGCCTACGGGGTCTACAACATCCCCTCCCTCGCGGAATATGAGACATACCGCGCAAGGCTCGCGGCGGATCCGCTGGGCCGGGAAAACTACGAATTCGCGCAATCCGAGAAGTTCATCTTGCGCGAAGACCGCACCTTCCTGACACTGGCCAGCACACCCCATGGAGAGCCCACATGATCGCCGTTATCTTCGAAGTCATGCCCGCAGAGGGCAAAAAGGATGCCTATCTCGACATCGCGGGCGGCCTGCGCCCCCTTCTCGACGAGGTCGAGGGGTTTATCTCTGTCGAGCGGTTCCAGTCGATCACGGATCCGTCCAAGATGCTGTCCCTGAGCTTTTTCGAAGATGAAAGCGCGCTCGCCAACTGGCGCACCATGGCCGAGCACCGCGCGGCACAGGATGCGGGCCGCAGCGGCATCTTCGACGACTACCGCTTGCGGGTCGTCTCGGTGATGCGCGACTACGGGCCGGAGCGGAACCGCGATCAGGCGCCTGAGGACAGCAACGCCGCCCATGGCTGCCCCTATCTTGCCGACACTTGACCGCGACGGCGGCGCCCGCCATCCTGACATCATGGGGTTCGCGAGCACCCCGTGAGGCTGCGGCCCAAGCATCGCATCCCAAATCAACATGAAGAACGGGGTGCAACCATGTCTGGATACAATGAAATCTCGCCCGATCAGCTGATGCGGCTGATCGGTACGCCCGGCTGTCCAACGATCCTTGATGTCTGCGTTGACGAGGATTTTAGCGTCGACCCGCGCCTGATCCCGACCGCGAAACGCTGGCCGCATCGCGATATTGCGAACTATGACGGCGGTCCTGTCGTCGTCGTATGCCAGAAAGGCAAGAAGCTGAGCCATGGCGCGGCGGCCCTGCTGCGTACCAAACCAATCAAGGCAGAGGTTCTGGAAGGCGGCAACCATGCATGGCGTGACGCAGGCCTGCCGCTGATCCCGGCCACGGCAATCGCTGGCCCCTACTGGGTCACACGCCACCGCCCGAAGATCGACCGCATCGCCTGCCCGTGGCTAATCCGCCGCTTCATCGACCCGAAGGCGCAGGTCCTGTTCGTGCCGCCCGCCGAGGTGATGGCGGTGGCCGAAAAGTTCGACGCCACGCCTTTTGATGCAGACGGAGCGGCCCTTGCCCATCAGGACGGCTGCACCTTTGACACGATGCTGCGCGTCTTCGCGCTCGACACTACACCGCTCCAGACCATGGCCCGCGTGATCCGCGCGGCGGATCTGGGCCGCCCGCAAGATGCGCCCGAGGCGGCGGGACTGTTGGCCCTGTCCGTCGGCCTATCGCGCGCCCATAAAAACGACCAATCCCAGCTGGAGGCGGGCATGACAGTCTATGATGCGCTCTACGCCTGGGCCCGCGACGGGCAGGCCGAGACCCACGCGTCGGAGCTGTCACAGTGACCTTGGCTGAGCTGATCCGCGTCTTCGGGCGCATCGGGCTTTTGTCCTTCGGCGGCCCGGCGGCGCAGATCGCACTGATGTACAAGGAGCTGGTCGAGGACCGGCCGTGGCTGACCGACGCGCAATTCCTGCGCGCGCTGTCATTTTGCATGTTGCTGCCGGGGCCGGAGGCGATGCAGCTTGCGACCTACGCCGGCTGGCGGTTGCGCGGCACACTGGGCGGGTTGATCGCGGGGCTGCTGTTCGTCATCCCCGGCGCGCTGGTAATCGCGGTGCTGGCGCTGGCCTATAGCGCCTACGGGCAGCTTCCGATCGCGCAATCGCTGTTCATCGGCATCAAGGCCTGCGTCGTGGTGATCGTGATCGGCGCGTTGATGAAGGTTTCTCAGAAAGCGCTCAAAATCCGCGCGCACCTGACCATCGCCGTCGCAAGCTTCGCGGCGCTCTTCGCGCTCGACCTGCCCTTCCCGCTGGTCATCGCGGTCGCGGCGCTGGCAGGTGCGCTCTTTCTGAAAGCCCCGGTCGAGCCGGGGCCGAAATCCGCGCCGCAAAGCATTTGGAGTACCGTCAAGACCGTGGCAATTTGGCTTGCGATCTGGCTGGCCCCGATCCTCCTGCTCGAGCTCTACGCGCCAAACATCCTTGTCGATATGGCGATTTTTTTCTCGACCCTCGCGGTCGTTACCTTTGGCGGGGCCTACGCGGTGCTGGCCTACATGACGCAGATCGTGGTGGGAGACTTCGGCTGGCTCACCACCGAGCAGATGATCGACGCGCTCGGCCTGGCGGAGACCACCCCCGGCCCGCTTATTCTTGTGACACAGTTCGTCGCCATGATCGCCAGCGACAGCCCCGGCACGGCGATCGCCGCGGGGGTCGTGACGCTTTGGGTCACCTTCGCGCCGTGCTTCCTGTGGATCTTTGCAGGGGCGCCTTATATCGACCGGCTCGCCCACATGCCGCGTCTGTCGGGCGCGCTTGCGGGGATCACCGCGGCGGTCGTGGGGGTGATCGCCAATCTGGGGCTGTGGTTCGCGGGTGCCGTGTTCTTCGAGCAGGGCTTTTTGCAGTTCGCACCGGTGATGATCGCCGGGGTTGCGGCGCTGTTGTTGCTGTGGCGGAGGTGGGACATGCTGTGGGTGCTGCCCATT
The nucleotide sequence above comes from Litoreibacter ponti. Encoded proteins:
- a CDS encoding NIPSNAP family protein; translated protein: MLTCFIRYQIDPTKRAEFVRYAQTWGRAIPRNGADLVGYFAPHEGSSTLAYGVYNIPSLAEYETYRARLAADPLGRENYEFAQSEKFILREDRTFLTLASTPHGEPT
- a CDS encoding antibiotic biosynthesis monooxygenase family protein gives rise to the protein MIAVIFEVMPAEGKKDAYLDIAGGLRPLLDEVEGFISVERFQSITDPSKMLSLSFFEDESALANWRTMAEHRAAQDAGRSGIFDDYRLRVVSVMRDYGPERNRDQAPEDSNAAHGCPYLADT
- a CDS encoding chromate resistance protein ChrB domain-containing protein, yielding MSGYNEISPDQLMRLIGTPGCPTILDVCVDEDFSVDPRLIPTAKRWPHRDIANYDGGPVVVVCQKGKKLSHGAAALLRTKPIKAEVLEGGNHAWRDAGLPLIPATAIAGPYWVTRHRPKIDRIACPWLIRRFIDPKAQVLFVPPAEVMAVAEKFDATPFDADGAALAHQDGCTFDTMLRVFALDTTPLQTMARVIRAADLGRPQDAPEAAGLLALSVGLSRAHKNDQSQLEAGMTVYDALYAWARDGQAETHASELSQ
- the chrA gene encoding chromate efflux transporter, with amino-acid sequence MAELIRVFGRIGLLSFGGPAAQIALMYKELVEDRPWLTDAQFLRALSFCMLLPGPEAMQLATYAGWRLRGTLGGLIAGLLFVIPGALVIAVLALAYSAYGQLPIAQSLFIGIKACVVVIVIGALMKVSQKALKIRAHLTIAVASFAALFALDLPFPLVIAVAALAGALFLKAPVEPGPKSAPQSIWSTVKTVAIWLAIWLAPILLLELYAPNILVDMAIFFSTLAVVTFGGAYAVLAYMTQIVVGDFGWLTTEQMIDALGLAETTPGPLILVTQFVAMIASDSPGTAIAAGVVTLWVTFAPCFLWIFAGAPYIDRLAHMPRLSGALAGITAAVVGVIANLGLWFAGAVFFEQGFLQFAPVMIAGVAALLLLWRRWDMLWVLPISAALGLLLAPPV